A single genomic interval of Parvularcula marina harbors:
- the smc gene encoding chromosome segregation protein SMC → MDFQKLRLTGFKSFVEPTDFDILPGLTGIVGPNGCGKSNLLEALRWVMGATSAKALRAGGMEDVIFAGTGTAEHPGRPGRSWAEVSLHLDNENRSAPAQYNEHPMLEVTRRITKKAEGTTSTYRINGKEVRAKDVQLLFADAASGANSPSLVRQGQVSELINAKPENRRKFLEEAAGVTGLHVRRHEAELRLKAASTNLERLEDVAGELEQQRGVLARQARQASRYRNIAGHLQKAEALLAYARWTEAKTHADDSGESLKAALIELEEAAKLAASTHATREKAHEQIEPLRQREAEAAAALHRLEVEQENFEKELDRAKAEIERLQGDRERLERELAREEDLNSDAVAALESLATEEEQIRQREGSEAERLEAADREVEAAQAQLDEAEGRLEQAQRAFADARAERNAAEAALSRMDRVVMAAREEIVRVRDQLAQFEAEADTSGRITELNTELEAAQTAAASASEKLAQLDENRQRTEQAVEAAQGPRDETRAALNAIQAEIDTLTRVLAASEPEGRSVLEDIEVAEGYEGALAAALGEDLEASDDHEADRHWSALGAQPIAGSGLSGATPLSQFVTGAPVLTRRLSSVGVVAAEDGARLAAALTPGQILVSREGDIWRWDGFVARAGAKTAAAARLEQKRQLTEQQAKLEAAFTARDEAEKALGEARLALTALAEERREVERARNTAQSRAAELERELGRLKGEAERRAAKGEALLTRKADADERLAAANTEHEAAMAAMNALPDLSALEQTVTAARHAREEARSGNGRARGVRAELRRDADARAARLKQISEQREGWMRRQGTAAERIDMVARTLAETGASIERAEKVPGELEQRRTSIYEAVTAAESRRCVAADELAGVQGTLTEAERLVRDADERAALARENKARAEAQGEASRERLKDAAARAQEIHEGPPEALLTLAEHKEDAPLPSHEVLEEKIDKLKREREALGGVNLCADQEMEEIDGRLSEIETEKADCEAAINKLRGAIGSLNRDGRQRLLDAFDTVNNNFRELFSELFGGGQAELRLIDSDDPLEAGLEIFACPPGKKLTQMSLMSGGEQALTATALIFAVFKSNPAPVCVLDEIDAPLDDANTDRFCAMLARMAKETSTRFIAITHHPLTMSRMDRLFGVTMIERGVSQLVSVDLAEAESMAA, encoded by the coding sequence ATGGACTTTCAGAAACTCCGGCTGACCGGGTTCAAATCATTCGTCGAACCGACGGATTTCGACATTCTTCCAGGCCTGACAGGCATTGTCGGCCCGAATGGCTGCGGCAAATCAAACCTGCTCGAAGCGCTACGATGGGTGATGGGGGCGACCTCCGCCAAGGCCCTGCGCGCAGGCGGCATGGAAGATGTGATCTTTGCCGGGACCGGCACCGCCGAGCATCCGGGTCGTCCCGGCCGCTCATGGGCGGAAGTCAGCCTTCATCTCGACAATGAAAACCGCTCGGCCCCTGCTCAGTATAATGAGCATCCGATGCTGGAAGTCACCCGCCGGATCACCAAGAAGGCCGAAGGCACGACCTCGACCTATCGCATCAACGGCAAGGAAGTCCGCGCAAAAGACGTGCAGCTCCTTTTTGCTGATGCGGCGTCGGGCGCAAACTCTCCCTCCCTCGTCCGTCAGGGACAGGTCTCAGAACTCATCAATGCCAAGCCAGAGAACCGGCGGAAATTCCTTGAGGAAGCCGCTGGCGTCACCGGGCTGCATGTCCGCCGGCACGAAGCGGAGCTACGCCTGAAAGCGGCGTCCACGAACCTTGAACGGCTGGAAGATGTCGCAGGCGAGCTGGAACAACAGCGCGGTGTCCTTGCCCGTCAGGCCCGTCAGGCAAGCCGCTACCGGAACATTGCCGGTCACCTGCAAAAGGCCGAAGCCCTGCTCGCCTATGCCCGCTGGACCGAGGCAAAGACGCATGCCGATGATTCTGGCGAATCTCTGAAAGCCGCGCTTATCGAACTTGAAGAGGCCGCAAAGCTTGCCGCCTCGACCCATGCGACCCGCGAGAAGGCGCATGAGCAGATCGAGCCCCTGCGCCAGCGTGAGGCCGAAGCTGCCGCCGCCCTTCACCGGCTCGAAGTCGAGCAGGAGAATTTCGAGAAGGAACTCGACCGCGCGAAAGCCGAGATCGAACGCCTTCAGGGTGACCGTGAACGGCTCGAACGCGAGCTGGCACGGGAGGAAGACCTTAACTCCGATGCTGTGGCCGCACTTGAAAGTCTTGCCACGGAAGAAGAGCAGATCCGCCAGCGTGAAGGATCAGAGGCTGAACGCCTTGAGGCCGCCGACCGTGAGGTTGAGGCAGCGCAAGCCCAGCTTGATGAAGCCGAAGGCAGGCTTGAGCAGGCCCAGCGCGCCTTTGCCGATGCGCGTGCCGAGCGTAACGCGGCCGAGGCTGCCCTCTCCCGTATGGACCGGGTCGTTATGGCTGCGCGCGAAGAAATCGTCCGTGTCCGCGACCAGCTGGCCCAGTTCGAGGCCGAGGCTGACACCTCCGGCCGCATCACCGAGCTGAACACGGAGCTGGAAGCCGCGCAGACTGCTGCTGCCTCCGCCTCGGAAAAACTGGCCCAGCTTGATGAGAACCGTCAGCGGACAGAGCAAGCTGTCGAGGCCGCACAAGGCCCGCGCGATGAAACCCGCGCCGCGCTCAACGCCATTCAGGCCGAGATCGACACCCTTACCCGCGTGCTGGCCGCCTCCGAACCCGAAGGCCGCAGCGTGCTTGAGGATATCGAGGTCGCAGAAGGCTATGAAGGCGCTCTTGCTGCCGCCCTTGGGGAAGACTTAGAGGCCTCTGATGATCATGAAGCTGACCGCCACTGGTCGGCGCTTGGGGCGCAACCGATTGCCGGGTCCGGGCTGTCCGGCGCCACGCCGCTCTCGCAATTTGTGACCGGCGCGCCGGTCCTCACCCGCCGCCTGTCGAGCGTAGGTGTCGTCGCCGCAGAAGACGGCGCTCGGCTTGCCGCCGCCTTGACCCCCGGTCAGATCCTTGTCTCTCGAGAAGGGGATATTTGGCGCTGGGACGGTTTTGTCGCCCGCGCAGGCGCAAAAACCGCTGCCGCTGCCCGGCTGGAGCAGAAACGTCAGCTTACGGAACAGCAGGCCAAACTCGAAGCGGCCTTCACCGCCCGCGATGAGGCCGAAAAGGCGCTTGGCGAAGCCCGACTTGCGCTGACCGCCCTCGCCGAGGAGCGCCGTGAGGTCGAACGTGCCCGCAACACAGCGCAGTCCCGCGCCGCTGAACTAGAACGTGAGTTGGGCCGCCTGAAGGGCGAAGCCGAACGACGTGCCGCCAAAGGCGAAGCGCTTCTGACCCGCAAGGCCGATGCCGATGAACGGCTGGCCGCCGCCAATACCGAACATGAAGCAGCGATGGCGGCGATGAATGCGCTGCCCGATCTCTCCGCTCTCGAACAAACGGTGACCGCTGCTCGACATGCCCGCGAAGAGGCCCGCAGCGGCAATGGCCGCGCCCGCGGCGTCCGTGCCGAGCTGCGCCGCGATGCCGATGCTCGTGCCGCTCGCCTTAAACAGATTAGCGAGCAGCGCGAAGGCTGGATGCGCCGTCAGGGTACGGCTGCCGAGCGGATCGACATGGTCGCCCGCACGCTTGCTGAAACCGGCGCCTCGATTGAGCGGGCCGAAAAAGTCCCCGGCGAGCTGGAGCAGCGCCGGACCAGCATTTATGAGGCCGTCACCGCAGCCGAGAGCCGCCGCTGCGTGGCCGCCGACGAGCTCGCCGGTGTACAGGGCACGCTGACCGAAGCCGAACGACTTGTTCGGGATGCGGATGAACGCGCGGCGCTTGCCCGCGAGAACAAGGCCCGCGCCGAAGCGCAAGGCGAAGCCTCCCGCGAGCGCCTCAAAGATGCTGCCGCCCGCGCCCAGGAAATCCATGAAGGACCGCCCGAAGCCCTCCTTACCCTTGCCGAGCACAAGGAAGATGCCCCCCTCCCCAGCCACGAGGTTCTCGAAGAGAAAATCGACAAGCTGAAACGCGAACGCGAAGCCTTGGGCGGGGTTAATCTCTGTGCGGATCAGGAGATGGAGGAAATCGACGGGCGCCTCTCGGAGATCGAAACCGAAAAGGCCGATTGCGAAGCGGCGATCAACAAGCTGCGCGGCGCCATTGGCTCGCTGAACCGCGATGGCCGCCAGCGCCTGCTCGATGCCTTCGACACGGTGAACAATAATTTCCGCGAGCTCTTCTCGGAGCTGTTCGGCGGTGGTCAGGCCGAGCTGCGCCTGATCGACTCTGACGACCCCCTCGAAGCGGGCCTTGAGATTTTCGCCTGCCCGCCGGGCAAGAAGCTGACCCAGATGTCGCTGATGTCAGGTGGTGAGCAAGCGCTGACTGCGACCGCCCTCATCTTTGCCGTCTTCAAATCGAACCCAGCCCCGGTCTGCGTCCTCGACGAGATCGACGCGCCGCTCGATGATGCGAATACGGACCGCTTCTGCGCCATGCTTGCCCGCATGGCTAAGGAGACCTCGACCCGCTTCATCGCCATCACCCACCACCCGTTGACCATGTCACGGATGGACCGGCTGTTCGGGGTGACAATGATTGAGCGCGGGGTCTCCCAGCTCGTCTCGGTCGATCTTGCCGAGGCCGAAAGCATGGCGGCCTGA
- a CDS encoding tetratricopeptide repeat-containing sulfotransferase family protein: protein MAKLSKADLRKKWEAVAAGLSGASDPIAHFTPFVVSLQQADSPETLGYFAGKLAKKHAGAANNLLSRTAVAFLKANRPPEAIAIAKSLIASGDPDGRHRILLSRAHAAAGDIDASIRALDIGRVTEKQMPVLDFACQVGISMRNWDLLAQAAARWVALSPKNAQARQYLSHALFEQARYQEAAEAYAPMAEFAPDDAGTHTALGRLWATAQDLDRARSSLEKAIGIDPNQYEALIGLCDIAIAEGRIADGLALARRATETEPAFPLGWSRLAKLSQGQLTDTERSAMAAVRADPKLHPEHLTELHFELANSYHKAGDFNAAYTEYEKGNALAARVAASEGWAHDPAALRDALSARARLFADYPFAPPTDEKGPYFIIGMPRSGTTLIESTLAAHRDLRAGGELRMMPALDYEVGKATSALEPAAGQQWLGRNLNRLRKAYLAAAPGDGLQFTDKMPTNFQSAGLIRALFPGARMVHVHRRPLETCFSLFRHQIARQWAWAHTPEGIADFYALYIETMRLWDDILGPGAILHLEFEALVHDPSAEIPILLDRLGLDFDEACLAPEKSSHTVFTPSAVQVRSPISADFLDSTSRYEDRLTPLRSALKDRGIDPDRSPFSPS from the coding sequence TTGGCGAAACTGTCCAAAGCTGACCTCAGGAAGAAATGGGAAGCGGTTGCGGCCGGCCTTTCGGGCGCGAGTGACCCGATTGCGCATTTCACGCCTTTTGTGGTTTCTCTTCAGCAGGCGGACAGTCCTGAGACGCTCGGCTATTTTGCGGGCAAGCTTGCCAAGAAACATGCCGGCGCCGCGAACAACCTCCTTTCACGCACCGCTGTCGCTTTCTTGAAAGCAAACCGGCCGCCCGAGGCGATCGCGATTGCCAAATCGCTGATTGCCTCCGGGGATCCGGATGGTCGCCACCGCATCCTTCTCTCCCGCGCCCATGCAGCGGCAGGAGATATCGACGCCTCGATCCGCGCACTGGACATCGGGCGCGTGACGGAAAAGCAGATGCCGGTGCTCGACTTTGCCTGTCAGGTCGGGATCTCCATGCGGAACTGGGATCTTCTGGCGCAGGCGGCGGCCCGATGGGTCGCGCTGTCGCCTAAAAATGCGCAAGCCCGGCAATATCTCAGTCACGCGCTTTTCGAGCAGGCCCGTTATCAGGAAGCCGCCGAAGCCTACGCCCCGATGGCCGAATTCGCGCCTGATGATGCCGGTACCCATACCGCGCTTGGCCGCCTCTGGGCCACCGCACAGGATCTGGACCGTGCCCGGAGCAGTCTTGAGAAAGCCATTGGCATCGATCCCAACCAGTATGAGGCGCTGATCGGGCTGTGCGATATTGCCATTGCAGAGGGACGGATCGCGGATGGCCTCGCCCTTGCCCGGCGCGCAACGGAAACGGAGCCCGCCTTCCCGCTCGGCTGGTCGCGGCTCGCAAAACTCAGCCAGGGCCAGCTGACCGATACCGAACGCAGCGCCATGGCGGCGGTCCGTGCCGATCCGAAACTGCATCCTGAACATCTGACGGAGCTGCATTTCGAGCTGGCAAACAGCTATCACAAGGCAGGCGATTTTAACGCCGCCTATACAGAATACGAAAAGGGCAATGCACTGGCAGCCCGGGTCGCCGCATCGGAAGGCTGGGCGCATGATCCGGCTGCCCTGCGTGATGCCCTCTCCGCTCGCGCCCGGCTTTTTGCGGATTATCCTTTCGCGCCGCCCACGGATGAAAAAGGCCCTTACTTCATTATCGGGATGCCGCGTTCCGGCACGACCCTGATTGAAAGCACTCTGGCCGCGCATCGCGACCTGCGGGCGGGCGGTGAGCTACGCATGATGCCAGCGCTTGATTACGAGGTTGGCAAAGCCACCAGTGCGCTGGAGCCTGCGGCAGGACAGCAATGGCTGGGGCGCAATCTCAACCGGCTGCGCAAAGCCTATCTTGCGGCAGCGCCCGGTGACGGCCTTCAGTTCACGGACAAGATGCCGACCAATTTCCAGTCCGCAGGACTGATCCGCGCCCTATTCCCCGGCGCGCGCATGGTGCATGTCCACCGCCGACCGCTGGAAACCTGCTTCTCCCTTTTCCGTCATCAGATTGCCCGGCAATGGGCCTGGGCGCATACGCCCGAAGGCATTGCGGATTTCTACGCCCTTTATATCGAGACCATGCGCCTGTGGGACGATATTCTGGGGCCCGGCGCAATCCTTCATCTTGAATTCGAGGCGCTGGTCCATGATCCGTCAGCAGAGATTCCGATCCTGCTTGACCGGCTCGGCCTCGACTTTGACGAAGCCTGCCTTGCGCCGGAGAAATCGAGCCACACGGTCTTCACCCCCAGCGCCGTGCAGGTCCGCTCGCCAATCAGTGCCGATTTTCTTGATTCGACCTCGCGCTATGAGGATCGGCTGACGCCTTTACGCTCAGCCCTCAAGGATCGCGGCATCGACCCCGACCGCTCGCCTTTCAGTCCGTCATGA
- a CDS encoding MmcQ/YjbR family DNA-binding protein gives MKLDEYNAYCATLPATHHVVQWRGAHVWKVGTKVFAIARPEDEDSPLRVTFKVTPQSYDIMKDQKGLRPAPHLASRGMKWIQHYEAPGLDDDALRAYLAKSHELAAANLTKKMQRELGLLD, from the coding sequence ATGAAGCTCGATGAATATAACGCCTACTGCGCAACGCTGCCCGCCACGCATCACGTTGTGCAGTGGCGCGGCGCGCATGTCTGGAAAGTCGGCACCAAGGTCTTTGCCATTGCCCGGCCCGAAGATGAGGACAGCCCCTTGCGCGTGACCTTCAAAGTGACGCCTCAAAGCTATGACATCATGAAGGACCAGAAGGGCTTGAGGCCCGCGCCGCATCTGGCCTCACGCGGCATGAAATGGATTCAGCATTACGAAGCGCCCGGCCTCGATGATGACGCGCTTCGCGCGTATCTCGCCAAATCGCATGAGCTAGCCGCCGCCAATCTGACAAAGAAGATGCAGCGGGAGCTGGGTCTTTTAGACTAA